The DNA sequence TATGGAATGGATTGATGGAAATATCGGTTCAAAAATTACGATGAAGTATCCTGCGTGTGTCTTAAAAGGTGAAGGTGCAAAAGGAACAACAATTTCAATTGCATTTGCTGGAGAAGGACAAATTCAAGATGCGGGTGCCAAAATGATTCACTTAGCACCAAATACATCTTCAACAATTATTTCAAAATCATTATCACGTGGTGGAGGAAATGTAACATATCGTGGAATTGTAGAACATGGCAAAAAGGCTAAAGGTGCCAAGTCTCATGTTGAATGCGATACAATTATCTTAGATGATATTTCAAAATCAGATACAATTCCATATAACATTGTTAAAAATGATGATGTAACGATTCAACATGAAGCAACAGTTTCAAAAGTTTCAGAAGAGCAATTATTCTATTTAATGAGCCGTGGATTAACTGAAGAACAAGCAACAGAAATGATTGTTATGGGATTCATTGAACCGTTCGCAAAAGAGTTACCAATGGAATATGCGGTTGAGTTAAACCAATTATTAAAACTTGAAATGAATGGATCAATCGGCTAATCAACGATTAGCTGTTTAAATTTTAATTAAATTATTATGTAAAAAGACTAAGTCTTAATATGGACTTAGTCTTTTTACTTTATTTGTTAGTTGAATAAAATGAATTAAAATGTCGAAAAATGAGACACTATTAACGAAAGGAGTGATTCACATGTGTGTAAAAAACGTTGGACGCATGGACGCTTATGTTCGAATTAGTGCCGGATTAATGATGGTTAGTTTAGGAATTATGAAGCATAAAGGATGGATGGCTGCACTTGGTAGTATGAAAGTTGCAGAGGGAATCACCCGTTATTGCCCCGTTTTAGATGCGCTTAATCTATCAACACTAAGTGATGAGGAATTATTAGACGAAGCACTTGGTAGTTGTGTAATTGACATCGAAGAAGATGATGACGATGAATTTGAAGAACTAGAACATCAATGCGGTTGTCATCATGAAGATTAAAATAAATAATGGGTGCATATATTAATTATATTTAAATACTAAAAGTCACTACAAAATTTTATAGTGACTTTTTTAATTAACTTATAACAAGTGATTAGTTTTTTATTTCATTCAAGAGAGGGGCTGTTTAAGTATTCATCTTATATTAATGGTTTGAAGAAATAATAAAATGTTAATTGTATTGAAGGACGATTAAAAACGTGAAATATTTAATCATTGAAGGTGGCGTCAAAAATCCATCAGCCATGAATGAAATTATTTTTGAAGAATATATTTAATATGTTCAAAAGGGAATGAGTCTAGACTTAATCTTAATGTCTACATTAAAAGCAGATATGAATGGCTAATTATTCATTATGATTGAAATGGTAGAAAAATATTTAACTACCGAATCATTTAAAGTTGCGGGGATACAAGCGTATAGAGGAATTGAGTTTGCATCCCCACATTATTTTAATCAATCATTGATGGAATGATTTAATTATTAATTTTGAAGAAAGTTTCCATTATTGAGTTAAAGATATTAATAAAAAACTGAGAAAGGAGAACTGCTTTGTCGTCGCTTACTCAGTTTTTTAGTTTGATTAGAATAGCTTCTATTATCGGTACACGTTTTATAATGGAAAATCATCAACTTCTAAGTCGCGATTTGGGTTAGTATTCGGTTCAGAGATTTCTTTTAAAGCAATTTCAGCGCGTCCATCAGTTAGTTGATGAACTGCTAAATCACCAAGTGAAATCATTCCAACTAATTTATGATTATTGTCGACAACTGGTAGGCGACGAACTTGTTTATTGGCCATTAAAGAGATTGCTTCCCCAACTTCAGCTGTTTCTATAATTGTATGAACAGGATGGGTCATTATATCTTCCACTTTTGTATTCATAGGGAGAATGTCTGCAAATACACGAACAACAATGTCACGATCAGTTACAATCCCAATAACTTGTGATGATTCATCAATGACCGGAAGTGATCCAATATCATATTTTTTCATTAACCTTGAAGCATTTAAAACCGTTTCATTAGGTGCTAGTGCTTCGATGCCATCTGTCATAAATTGTTTTACTTTCATAAACAGCACTCCTTGTATACAAATTTCATTTCTAGTTTGTACAATCGATAGATCCTTATGCTTGAAATTGTTTAAAATATCAAAGAACGCTATTTATTAACATTTTTTATCACTTACTTTAGGCTTTTTGCATAGGTTATAGAGAGGTGATAAGTTGTGTTACATGTAAATAAAATTAATATTGAAGGTTACGATTTCTTAACTTATGAGGTAGAATTACCTAAAACGACATTATTTATTGTGTCTTATGAAAAAGTAGGATACATTATGTGTGCAGCACTAGATATTGATTTCTTTAATAACTCTGAAAAATTACGAGCTCGAAAAATTATTGCAGGACGTGCAGAGGGAGTTCGTAGTATTGAACAGCTTTTAGAAGCTCCATTAGCTAAAGTAACAGTGGCATGTGATAGGCTAGGAATTAAACCAGGTATGATAGGAAAAGATGCCTTAGTATTGATGGCAAAAAGTTTAGAAAAGTAAGGATATTAAAAGATTATCTCTTTTAGGAGATAATCTTTTTTTATGAAATTAATAAAAGTAAGAAAAAGTATAGATATGTCTGTTATCTTTCAAAATTAGACAAATGAATCATCCATTCTTCGTTATAATAACAATAAAGTGATTGGGCTATGAGTTGAAAAAGTGTAATGCTTTACAGTAACAACAGTTCTTTTCAATCAGATAATGTAGATTATAATTAAAAGGACTAGGTCTAGACTATCATTGTTGTTTACTAAGGGGGAAATGTGAATGTTTGAATTTGAATTAGCACAAGAGAATCGCCAATTATTTAAGAATGAGATTAAAAAGAATTTAGTAAAAAAAATGAAGCCGTATTGTCAATTTACTGAGATTGATCGATATCTTTTTAGTGAAGGAACACATAAACAACTTTATAAGAAATTTGGTGCTCATGTCGTTCAGAATGAGAATGGAGATTTAGGAACTTATTTTTGTGTGTATGCACCACATGCAAAAGCTGTATCCGTTGTTGGTGATTTTAATAATTGGAATGGAACTCATCATGAAATGATTGGAGATCATGGAATCTGGTCGCTATATATTCCAAAATTAAAATCTGGTGAAACATATAAATATGAAATTACAACTTCATGGGGGGCAAAAATCCTTAAAGCTGATCCATATGCTTTCTATGCTGAGCATCGTCCACATACTGCATCAGTCGTTTATGATATTGAAGATTTTGAATGGACAGATGAGGTTTGGGTGGAATCACGTAAACAATCTAATATCTTCGAACAGCCACTTAACATTTATGAATTACATTTAGGATCATGGCGCCGAGGTGAAGATTTAGTTGAGGCAGAAAACTTCCATAGTTATGCAGAAATTGTTGACGATTTAATTGAGTATGTACTTGAACATAGTTATACGCATATTGAGGTAATGCCACTTTATGAGCATCCATTCGATGGATCATGGGGATATCAAGCAACTGGTTATTATGCAGCAAGTAGCCGTTATGGTGAACCGAAAGATTTAATGATGTTTATTAACCGTTGTCATGAAGCAGGAATTGGTGTAATTATGGATTGGGTTCCAGGTCATTTTTGTCGTGATGCACATGGATTATATCAATTTGACGGTGAACCTGTTTATGAATATCCATTTGCAGATGCCGCAATTTCTGAATGGGGAACAGCAAATTTTGATTTAGCAAAAGGTGAAGTCCGAAGCTTTTTAATTTCAAATGCATTATTTTGGATGAAATATTATCATGTCGATGGTTTTCGTGTCGATGCTGTTGCTAACATGATTTATTGGGGCGGAAATAAAGATCGAGGTGAGAATCATGGAGCCATCGAGTTTTTAAAACGATTAAATACAGCACTCTTTGCTGAAGATGATAAATTATTAATGATTGCTGAAGATTCAACAAGTTATCCATTAGTAACAGCTCCGGTATCAGTGGGAGGATTAGGATTTAGTTATAAATGGAACATGGGATGGATGAATGACACACTAGATTACATTGAGTTAGATAATATATATCGTCCATATCATCATAATTACATCACCTTTGCGATGGCCTATGCTTATAGTGAGAACTTCATTTTACCATTTTCACATGATGAAGTTGTACACGGTAAAAAGTCATTAGTAGATAAAGCACCAGGAGACTATTGGCAAAAGATGGCTCAGTTTAGATTATTGTGCACGTATCAAATGACCTTACCTGGGAAAAAACTTAATTTTATGGCCAATGAGATTGCGCAGTTCCATGAGTGGAAAGATAAAGAACAAGTTGATTGGCATTTATTAAAATATCCTGCGCATGATGCATCGAATCGTTACATTAAAGATTTAAATAAAACATATTTAAATGATGCAGCATTCTGGGAATTAGATCACTCATTTGAAGGATTTGAGTGGATTGATGTTAATAATAATGAGCAAAGTATGTTCTCATATATTCGTAAAGCAAAAAATCCAGATGATTTTGTAGTCGTTGTATTAAACTTTAAACCTGTGGCATATCATCAATATCGAGTAGGTGTTCCAATGGAAGGGGAATATGTAGAGATTTTAAATAGTGATCGTGATTATTATCATGGATCAAATCAATATAATGGTTTACCTTTAAGCTCACAAGAAGGAGTCACTCATGGAAAGCCTTATTTTGTTGAAATGACTATTCCACCTTTTGGAGCGGTTATCTTAAAATATCAAGCCAAACCTTTAAAAGAAGACGTTTTATTAGATGAAAAAGAAGACGTTTTATTAGATGAAAAAGAGGATGTTGAAATTGTATTAGAGGAAGATGTTATAAACATTAACATCGATTAGTTTGAAGAATTAGAGGGGGATGAAGGGATGGCCGTTAACGTTGTTGCTATGATATTAGCGGGAGGAAAAGGAACTCGCTTAAAAGAATTAACCATTCATCGTCCCAAACCTGCTGTTTCATTTGCGGGAAAGTATCGCTTAATTGATTTTGTATTAAGTAATTGTACGAATTCAGGGATTGATCAAGTAGGGGTTTTAACACAGTATGAACCATTAGAGTTAAATAGTTATATTGGAGAAGGTAGTTCATGGGACTTAGATGTACATGGGGCCTCTGTCACAGTGATGGGGCCTTATACCTCTCGTGATTACGGCTTTTTATGGCAAGGTGGAACAGCAGAAGCTGTGATTTTAAATATGCCATTTGTTGAGCAGCATAATCCAGACTATTTATTAGTTTTATCTGCTGATCATATTTATAAGATGGATTATCAAAAATTAATCGATTATCATATTGAGAAAAAATCTGAATTAACGATTTCAACCATTCGTGTGCTAGAAGAAGATACGAATCGATTTGGAATGTTAAAGGTTGATGATCAAAACCGTGTGGTTGAGTTTGAAGAAAAGCCAAAGCAAACGGATAGTCGCTTAGCTTCTATGGGGGTGTATGTGTTCAGTTGGCAAAAGTTTAAGGAGGATATTGCTCATAAATACTATAAGCATCTTTATGATGGGGTTGATTTTGCTCAAGATGTGATTCCTCATTTTATTGATGTTGATTGTGCGGTATATGCCTATGAGTACGAGGGTTATTGGCGCGATGTCGGGACAGTTGAGGGCTACTGGAAAGCACATATGGATTTATTAGATCCTGAAAATGATTTGAATTTACACGATTATAGTTGGCCAATCTTCTCAAAAACTCCTAACTTACCTCCACATCATATTCTAAAAGGTGCAAAAGTTCATAATGCTTGGCTAAATGAAGGAAGTATGATTTTTGGTGAGGTACATAACTCGATTATCGGGCATCGTTGCGTCGTTCAGGAACGTTCGATTGTAGAAAAGAGTGTCATTTTAACGAACGCTTATATTGAACATGATTGTCATATTAGTTATGCCATTATTGGCGATGAAGTTATTATTCCAGCTCATACTGATATTCAAGGGGATGAAAATCATATTATATTAGTGACTAATGATAATTTGGAAGAAATTCTTGAGAATCAAGGTAGGGGGGATGAATAATGAAGAATAAGGCTTTATGTGTGATTGATGGAACGAATACGTCACAATCACTACAAAACTTATTAAATCAACGCTGTGTCGCAGCTTTACCCTTCGCCGGTCGTTATCGTTTAGTTGATTTTGCACTATCGAATGCTGTGCATTCTGGAATTACAAATGTCTCTATTTTCCCAGATGGTGATTATCACTCATTAAGTGATCATATTCGTTCGGGCAAGTTTTGGGGGCTTGATCGTAAGGTCGATGGTCTTTTCTTGTTACCGCCTAAAAAAGAGGTGAGTGCGATTGCGAATACATTGACTTTTGCGAGGATGAGAGAATATATTGAATATTTTCTACGTTCAAGGCAGACGTATGTTGTTATGTATCATGCTAATATTATTACGACCATTCGATTTGAAGAGCTTGTTAAATCTCATATTGAATCGGGAGCCGATGTGACGCAAGTATACTATCGTAATAAGCCTGTGAGTATCTTTGTTTTATCACGTGAGTATTTGATTGAGTTAATTTTAAGGTATGAAATTTCACCATATCAAACAGTAATGGATTTAGTTGAGATGAATGATGGAATTAAAATCAATCGATATGAACATACGTTATATACGCGTACAATAGATTCCATTTTATCTTACTATCGTGCGAATTTAGATATGTTACACTATGAGTACGGCTTTCAAATCTTCTTACTGGAACGTCCTGTTTTAACGAAAACGAAGGATGAATCCCCAACGTTTTATACGAAACAGGCTGATGTCAGTAATTCAATGATCGCAAATGGCTGTCATATTGAGGGGAAGGTTGAAAACTGTATTCTATTTCGTGATGTAACGATTAAGCGCGGGGCAATTGTAAGGAATTCGGTTATTTTACCGAGAACGGTGATTGGTGAAAACAGTATTGTTGAACAAGTTATTACAGATAAGCATGTTTATATTAGTGATGGCGCAAGGTTAAGCGGACAAGAGTATACACCTGTTGTGATTGGAAAAGGACAGCGTGTTATCGGAAATAAAGGGATTAATGTTGTTCAAATTTCAACAGAATGCGTTCCTTTCTATAAAACAGGAGGCTTGGCTGATGTAACATCCGAATTAACGCAGGAGTTAATTAATCAAGGATTAAATGTTGATGTGATTCTC is a window from the Turicibacter bilis genome containing:
- a CDS encoding YunC family protein — translated: MLHVNKINIEGYDFLTYEVELPKTTLFIVSYEKVGYIMCAALDIDFFNNSEKLRARKIIAGRAEGVRSIEQLLEAPLAKVTVACDRLGIKPGMIGKDALVLMAKSLEK
- the glgB gene encoding 1,4-alpha-glucan branching protein GlgB, producing the protein MKPYCQFTEIDRYLFSEGTHKQLYKKFGAHVVQNENGDLGTYFCVYAPHAKAVSVVGDFNNWNGTHHEMIGDHGIWSLYIPKLKSGETYKYEITTSWGAKILKADPYAFYAEHRPHTASVVYDIEDFEWTDEVWVESRKQSNIFEQPLNIYELHLGSWRRGEDLVEAENFHSYAEIVDDLIEYVLEHSYTHIEVMPLYEHPFDGSWGYQATGYYAASSRYGEPKDLMMFINRCHEAGIGVIMDWVPGHFCRDAHGLYQFDGEPVYEYPFADAAISEWGTANFDLAKGEVRSFLISNALFWMKYYHVDGFRVDAVANMIYWGGNKDRGENHGAIEFLKRLNTALFAEDDKLLMIAEDSTSYPLVTAPVSVGGLGFSYKWNMGWMNDTLDYIELDNIYRPYHHNYITFAMAYAYSENFILPFSHDEVVHGKKSLVDKAPGDYWQKMAQFRLLCTYQMTLPGKKLNFMANEIAQFHEWKDKEQVDWHLLKYPAHDASNRYIKDLNKTYLNDAAFWELDHSFEGFEWIDVNNNEQSMFSYIRKAKNPDDFVVVVLNFKPVAYHQYRVGVPMEGEYVEILNSDRDYYHGSNQYNGLPLSSQEGVTHGKPYFVEMTIPPFGAVILKYQAKPLKEDVLLDEKEDVLLDEKEDVEIVLEEDVININID
- a CDS encoding glucose-1-phosphate adenylyltransferase; this translates as MAVNVVAMILAGGKGTRLKELTIHRPKPAVSFAGKYRLIDFVLSNCTNSGIDQVGVLTQYEPLELNSYIGEGSSWDLDVHGASVTVMGPYTSRDYGFLWQGGTAEAVILNMPFVEQHNPDYLLVLSADHIYKMDYQKLIDYHIEKKSELTISTIRVLEEDTNRFGMLKVDDQNRVVEFEEKPKQTDSRLASMGVYVFSWQKFKEDIAHKYYKHLYDGVDFAQDVIPHFIDVDCAVYAYEYEGYWRDVGTVEGYWKAHMDLLDPENDLNLHDYSWPIFSKTPNLPPHHILKGAKVHNAWLNEGSMIFGEVHNSIIGHRCVVQERSIVEKSVILTNAYIEHDCHISYAIIGDEVIIPAHTDIQGDENHIILVTNDNLEEILENQGRGDE
- a CDS encoding CBS domain-containing protein gives rise to the protein MKVKQFMTDGIEALAPNETVLNASRLMKKYDIGSLPVIDESSQVIGIVTDRDIVVRVFADILPMNTKVEDIMTHPVHTIIETAEVGEAISLMANKQVRRLPVVDNNHKLVGMISLGDLAVHQLTDGRAEIALKEISEPNTNPNRDLEVDDFPL
- a CDS encoding YgaP family membrane protein; the encoded protein is MCVKNVGRMDAYVRISAGLMMVSLGIMKHKGWMAALGSMKVAEGITRYCPVLDALNLSTLSDEELLDEALGSCVIDIEEDDDDEFEELEHQCGCHHED